A genomic stretch from Hydrogenimonas urashimensis includes:
- a CDS encoding glycosyltransferase family 4 protein, giving the protein MKILLIGPLPKPITGVSLANQIVANYLPKYTNTQVDIINTSYKVLKEDIGRFSIKKILHYLIQYKELHKIKRANKVYITIGQTFFGVVKYYPFFLIANIYKKEIIVHVHGNHLWKEYLDLNGIKKKIFYSILSMAEKGIVLSKSLEKNMLPFIDKKNIYILENFVEDFLFEKIKPKKFDCLKIIFLSNLMEEKGIIDLLEALIILKKQGVPFQAKIAGGMDVSMQDKLNDYFEQLKKNVEYFGLVYGKEKKELLDWGNVFVFPTYYSMEGQPISLFEAMATGNIILTTQHAGIPDVFKENINGFYVDKQSPLSIANKLIELDKNLRSYKYISDNNMNEAKRKYRVENFILKLNDILEK; this is encoded by the coding sequence ATGAAAATCTTACTAATAGGCCCTTTGCCAAAACCAATCACCGGTGTAAGTCTAGCAAATCAAATAGTTGCAAACTATTTACCGAAATATACTAATACACAAGTAGATATTATCAATACAAGTTATAAAGTTTTGAAAGAAGATATTGGAAGATTTAGCATTAAAAAAATTTTACATTATCTCATACAATACAAAGAACTTCATAAAATTAAAAGAGCTAATAAAGTTTATATTACTATCGGTCAGACATTTTTTGGCGTAGTAAAATATTATCCATTTTTTTTAATAGCCAATATCTATAAAAAAGAAATCATAGTTCATGTTCACGGCAACCATTTATGGAAAGAGTACCTTGATTTGAATGGCATAAAGAAAAAAATCTTTTACAGTATACTGTCTATGGCAGAAAAAGGCATCGTGCTTTCAAAATCACTAGAAAAAAATATGCTACCTTTCATAGATAAGAAGAATATTTATATTCTTGAAAATTTTGTTGAGGATTTTTTGTTTGAGAAGATTAAACCTAAAAAATTTGATTGTTTAAAAATAATTTTTTTAAGCAATTTAATGGAAGAAAAAGGAATAATCGATTTACTTGAAGCATTAATAATATTAAAAAAACAAGGTGTTCCATTTCAAGCTAAAATAGCAGGAGGAATGGATGTTTCAATGCAAGATAAACTAAATGATTATTTTGAGCAATTAAAAAAGAATGTTGAATACTTCGGTTTGGTATATGGAAAAGAAAAAAAAGAATTATTAGATTGGGGAAATGTTTTTGTTTTTCCAACTTATTATAGTATGGAAGGGCAACCCATATCTTTATTCGAAGCTATGGCAACTGGCAATATTATCTTAACTACTCAGCATGCTGGAATACCCGATGTGTTTAAAGAAAATATCAATGGTTTTTATGTAGACAAACAATCCCCACTTTCGATTGCTAATAAACTAATTGAACTAGACAAAAACTTGCGGAGCTACAAATATATATCTGACAACAACATGAATGAAGCAAAAAGGAAATATAGGGTTGAAAACTTTATATTGAAATTAAATGACATTTTGGAAAAATAA
- a CDS encoding putative colanic acid biosynthesis acetyltransferase, with protein MQKLNRFKLPKKFRGRSNLVVQFWWFTDFFFFKLSPQVMYGWRRFLLRLFGAKIGKDVLIRPSVTITYPWKVSIGDYSWIGDNVELYSLGEIKIGSNVVISQKSYLCAASHDYNKEDFPIWSKKITIEDECWLATDVYVAPGITIGKGTIVGARSSVFKDLPPGKVCVGSPAKPIKDRVVEKK; from the coding sequence ATGCAAAAATTAAACAGATTCAAACTTCCAAAAAAATTCCGAGGTCGTTCAAATTTAGTCGTGCAATTCTGGTGGTTTACTGATTTTTTTTTCTTTAAACTCTCTCCACAGGTCATGTATGGCTGGAGAAGATTTCTACTGCGTTTGTTTGGTGCAAAGATAGGCAAAGATGTCCTCATTCGTCCAAGTGTCACTATTACATATCCTTGGAAAGTTTCTATAGGCGATTACAGTTGGATAGGCGATAATGTAGAACTTTATAGTTTAGGGGAAATTAAAATCGGTTCAAATGTTGTCATTTCGCAAAAGTCGTATCTTTGTGCTGCTTCACATGACTACAATAAAGAAGATTTTCCTATATGGTCGAAGAAAATCACCATAGAAGATGAGTGTTGGCTAGCGACCGATGTTTATGTGGCTCCTGGTATTACGATAGGAAAAGGTACAATCGTGGGTGCGAGAAGTAGTGTATTTAAAGATTTACCTCCAGGAAAAGTGTGTGTCGGCTCTCCTGCGAAACCCATAAAGGACCGAGTGGTTGAAAAAAAATAA
- a CDS encoding WcaI family glycosyltransferase → MKKNNITIIGVNFYPEDSSTGLYTTQMAEYLSKKDYEVSVITGFPYYPEWKIRKEYKDKPKYIVETKENITIYRYKQYVPTNPTFKTRTFHLLDFTLGSFFNLFKIEKCDLVISVVPFTSTIFIGKLLSWRKNAKLWAHIQDFEVDAILDSGIASNSTGFKKLLFTLLFGIEKKLLDSADITSTISFSMMEKLKSKTTTPHYYFPNWIDDDFIDPKKAQRHPYLESDRFKILYSGNIGAKQDWDFFLRIVRHFQNHSDIEFIVVGAGAKKEWLVEQTKEIENVIHHMPVEYEELPDLLCSADMHILFQKNDVIDAVMPSKLLGMMGSKKPSVVTGNVASEVATVFKKSNGGLFFDSSDFEGVVEAIKMLSKSPNRRDQMGRNAREYIIEHFAKEKVLKNFEKQIQSLLR, encoded by the coding sequence TTGAAAAAAAATAATATTACGATCATAGGTGTAAATTTTTACCCTGAAGACAGTTCCACGGGTCTTTATACTACCCAAATGGCCGAGTATCTTTCGAAAAAAGACTACGAAGTCAGTGTCATAACCGGATTTCCCTATTACCCGGAATGGAAAATACGAAAAGAGTATAAAGATAAACCAAAGTATATTGTGGAAACAAAAGAGAATATAACGATATACAGATACAAACAATATGTTCCCACCAATCCGACATTCAAAACCAGAACCTTCCATCTTCTCGATTTTACATTAGGTAGTTTTTTCAACCTCTTCAAGATTGAAAAATGCGATCTTGTCATTTCCGTCGTGCCGTTTACCAGTACCATTTTTATTGGTAAGCTTCTATCTTGGCGAAAAAATGCCAAACTTTGGGCGCATATTCAGGATTTCGAAGTTGACGCAATTTTAGACAGCGGGATCGCATCAAATTCAACTGGCTTCAAAAAACTTCTTTTCACTCTACTTTTTGGAATAGAGAAAAAATTATTAGACAGTGCCGATATCACAAGCACCATCAGTTTTTCCATGATGGAAAAACTCAAAAGCAAAACAACAACACCCCATTACTACTTTCCAAACTGGATCGATGATGATTTTATCGATCCGAAAAAAGCGCAACGGCACCCCTATCTCGAAAGCGATCGGTTTAAAATTCTCTACTCTGGTAACATCGGTGCGAAGCAGGATTGGGATTTTTTTCTTCGCATCGTAAGACATTTTCAGAATCACTCGGATATTGAGTTTATCGTTGTAGGAGCGGGGGCCAAAAAAGAGTGGCTTGTCGAACAGACTAAAGAGATAGAAAACGTCATACACCACATGCCCGTGGAATACGAAGAACTTCCCGATCTGCTCTGCAGTGCCGATATGCATATACTTTTTCAAAAGAACGACGTCATCGATGCTGTCATGCCTTCAAAACTGCTGGGAATGATGGGAAGTAAAAAACCTTCGGTCGTTACCGGCAATGTGGCTTCGGAAGTGGCGACAGTATTTAAAAAATCGAATGGTGGACTTTTTTTCGACAGCAGCGATTTCGAAGGCGTCGTAGAAGCGATAAAAATGCTTTCGAAATCTCCCAACAGACGTGATCAAATGGGACGCAATGCAAGAGAATATATCATTGAACATTTCGCAAAAGAGAAAGTATTGAAAAACTTCGAGAAACAAATACAAAGTTTACTGCGCTGA
- a CDS encoding sugar transferase: MSYYTDYWPAYGVILLMFFYEGIYTRRYDFWHESRQILKALFFSFLIVMAILSLSKTPYSYSRTVIVLAFVFMSFFIPLLKNITKKLLFKVGIWKRAATIFGDDTFIREEIFGNPYLGYIEADENKSQTVFVNSKGYDAERLREIIDKEISKRKEVVFIPLVNSYDLTQSIIYELTHARTNLIVFQNRLKSVPRRLFKTSFDYVVSILLLPLLLPILGIIALLIKREEPHASILFKQKRLGEGGKLFVCYKFRTMVEDGDEILKIYLEKHPEEIQYYNKYHKYMNDPRITKVGTFLRKTSLDELPQIFNVLKNEMSLVGPRPYLPDEKQKMGAAAETILLVKPGITGLWQVSGRSEVDFFQRIDMDVWYIRNWNLWMDILILLKTVKTVIVREGAS, encoded by the coding sequence ATGTCCTATTATACTGATTACTGGCCTGCCTATGGTGTCATTCTTCTGATGTTTTTCTACGAAGGCATTTATACACGCCGTTACGACTTTTGGCATGAAAGCAGACAGATACTCAAAGCGCTTTTTTTCTCATTTTTGATTGTCATGGCGATTCTTTCGCTTTCGAAGACTCCTTACAGCTATTCCCGAACTGTCATTGTTCTGGCTTTCGTTTTTATGTCGTTTTTCATTCCTCTTTTAAAAAACATTACCAAAAAGCTCCTTTTCAAAGTGGGAATATGGAAAAGAGCCGCCACTATATTCGGAGATGACACATTTATACGCGAGGAAATATTCGGAAACCCTTACCTGGGATATATCGAAGCGGATGAAAACAAATCCCAAACTGTATTTGTAAATTCGAAAGGATACGATGCCGAAAGATTGCGTGAAATCATCGATAAAGAGATTTCCAAAAGAAAAGAGGTCGTTTTCATTCCCCTTGTCAACAGTTACGATCTTACCCAGTCCATTATTTATGAATTAACCCATGCTAGAACCAATCTTATCGTCTTCCAAAACCGCCTCAAAAGCGTTCCACGACGTCTTTTTAAAACTTCTTTTGACTATGTCGTAAGTATTCTACTTCTTCCTCTACTGCTTCCGATTCTTGGGATAATTGCACTGTTGATAAAAAGGGAGGAGCCTCACGCCTCGATTCTTTTCAAACAGAAAAGATTGGGTGAAGGTGGCAAACTTTTCGTATGTTACAAATTTCGTACTATGGTAGAAGATGGCGATGAAATATTGAAAATCTATCTCGAAAAACATCCGGAAGAGATACAGTATTACAACAAATACCACAAATACATGAATGACCCCCGCATTACGAAAGTGGGAACTTTTTTACGTAAAACATCCCTGGATGAACTTCCCCAAATTTTCAACGTTCTAAAAAATGAAATGAGCCTCGTGGGGCCGCGTCCCTATCTGCCGGATGAAAAACAGAAAATGGGAGCAGCCGCCGAGACCATTCTTCTCGTCAAACCCGGCATTACCGGTCTGTGGCAGGTGAGCGGCAGAAGTGAGGTCGATTTCTTTCAGCGAATCGACATGGATGTCTGGTACATCAGAAACTGGAACCTGTGGATGGATATATTGATTTTGCTGAAAACCGTAAAGACCGTTATCGTCCGCGAAGGCGCATCTTGA
- a CDS encoding Wzz/FepE/Etk N-terminal domain-containing protein → MNEKKNPSENEPQIVMPYGYMPYCLPEEEKIDLRELWEILKRRKKTVWLTTLLFGILAGIYLLFAQPIYEAKATIAIGKQLVKKSDGTLETKYFDNATTLKKMLDVKYDTAGKYRDDNVTTYVASVEVPKKTENFLTITAAGPGNKEAVAMLKKPIDEILSKHQVYMQSILDVAKHKMETLSEQLEYYKTIELTRLKKELDLVQKIDLKKIDDKIALIKETQIPALQQKIDESKKEIEEKKKNIADLQRKVDETARKDPALAAMTSMQLANLQNDVVRLSMKIIDYRSKIKELRKITIPNLEKEKKKIVEKILPAKKAAIKKLESMTIPQLESEIDELKVSMKPPYIEQTAIVGKIFTHDHPAKPKKKLILAVSLITGLMLGVFLAFFLEFLGKEK, encoded by the coding sequence ATGAATGAAAAGAAAAATCCGTCCGAGAACGAACCCCAAATCGTCATGCCCTACGGCTATATGCCGTACTGCCTGCCGGAAGAAGAAAAAATAGATTTACGGGAATTGTGGGAAATTCTGAAACGGCGGAAAAAAACCGTTTGGCTGACAACTTTGTTATTCGGTATTCTGGCAGGCATTTACCTTCTTTTCGCGCAGCCAATCTACGAAGCGAAAGCGACCATAGCGATAGGCAAACAGCTTGTTAAAAAGAGTGACGGCACACTGGAGACCAAATATTTCGACAATGCCACGACTTTGAAAAAAATGCTCGATGTCAAATACGACACAGCGGGAAAATATCGGGATGACAATGTAACGACCTATGTCGCAAGCGTTGAGGTCCCTAAAAAAACGGAAAATTTTTTGACAATTACAGCGGCCGGTCCCGGAAACAAAGAGGCCGTCGCTATGCTGAAAAAACCGATTGACGAGATTCTTTCGAAACATCAAGTCTATATGCAAAGCATCCTTGACGTTGCCAAGCACAAAATGGAAACACTTTCGGAACAGTTGGAGTACTATAAAACCATAGAGCTGACACGATTGAAAAAAGAATTGGATCTTGTTCAAAAGATCGATCTGAAAAAGATCGACGACAAAATCGCTTTGATCAAAGAGACACAAATCCCCGCTTTGCAACAGAAAATCGACGAATCGAAAAAAGAGATTGAAGAAAAAAAGAAAAACATAGCCGATCTTCAAAGAAAAGTCGATGAAACAGCCAGAAAAGATCCGGCGCTCGCCGCCATGACATCGATGCAATTGGCCAATCTGCAAAACGATGTCGTTCGACTCTCCATGAAGATTATCGACTACCGGTCCAAAATAAAAGAGTTGAGAAAAATCACCATTCCAAACCTCGAAAAAGAGAAAAAGAAAATCGTTGAAAAGATCCTGCCCGCCAAAAAAGCGGCGATTAAAAAACTGGAGTCCATGACCATTCCGCAACTGGAATCTGAAATAGATGAACTGAAAGTCTCCATGAAACCTCCCTATATCGAACAGACCGCCATTGTAGGCAAAATCTTCACACACGACCATCCGGCAAAACCCAAAAAGAAACTGATCCTTGCCGTTTCGTTGATTACCGGTTTGATGCTTGGTGTTTTCCTGGCGTTCTTTTTGGAGTTCCTAGGAAAAGAGAAATAG
- the galE gene encoding UDP-glucose 4-epimerase GalE encodes MKKIFVTGGAGYIGSHTCVELLNAGYDVVVYDNLSNASIEALRRIEKITGRPVTFIKGDIRDAKMLESAMQGCDAIIHFAGLKAVGESVEKPLEYYDNNVCGTLCLLETMKKIGLKTIVFSSSATVYGDPDFLPLTEDHPLRTTNPYGQTKLVIEEMLRDLFRSDESWRISILRYFNPVGAHESGLIGEDPQGIPNNLMPFVSQVAVGRRDHLNVFGGDYETHDGTGVRDYIHVIDLALGHLKALESLEKPQCEAINLGTGKGYSVLDVVKAFEEASGRNVPYKIVGRRPGDIASCYADPSKAKELLGWEATRDMRKMCEDTWRWQSNNPEGYADY; translated from the coding sequence TTGAAAAAAATTTTCGTCACCGGCGGGGCCGGCTACATCGGATCGCATACATGCGTGGAACTGCTGAATGCAGGATACGACGTCGTCGTTTACGACAACCTGAGTAACGCCAGTATCGAGGCGCTTCGGCGGATAGAGAAGATTACAGGCAGACCCGTGACATTCATCAAAGGGGACATAAGAGACGCCAAAATGCTTGAGAGCGCAATGCAAGGATGCGATGCGATCATCCATTTCGCGGGCCTCAAGGCTGTGGGGGAGTCGGTCGAGAAGCCACTGGAATATTACGACAACAACGTCTGCGGAACTCTGTGCCTGCTTGAGACGATGAAAAAAATAGGTCTGAAAACCATCGTCTTCAGCTCTTCGGCGACCGTGTATGGCGATCCCGATTTTCTCCCTCTGACGGAAGATCATCCGCTCCGCACCACCAATCCGTACGGCCAGACGAAGCTGGTCATCGAAGAGATGCTGCGCGATCTTTTCCGATCGGACGAAAGCTGGCGCATCAGCATCCTGCGCTATTTCAATCCCGTGGGTGCGCATGAGAGCGGACTCATCGGCGAGGATCCTCAGGGTATCCCCAACAACCTGATGCCTTTCGTATCGCAGGTGGCGGTGGGACGCCGCGACCATCTGAATGTTTTCGGCGGCGACTACGAGACCCACGACGGAACGGGTGTACGGGACTACATCCATGTGATAGACCTGGCTCTGGGCCATTTGAAAGCGCTCGAATCGCTCGAAAAACCCCAGTGCGAAGCGATCAACCTCGGCACCGGAAAGGGCTACAGCGTCCTGGATGTGGTCAAAGCGTTCGAAGAGGCATCGGGACGGAATGTCCCCTACAAAATCGTCGGAAGACGGCCCGGAGACATCGCCTCATGCTACGCCGATCCTTCCAAAGCCAAAGAGCTGCTGGGCTGGGAAGCGACAAGAGATATGCGGAAAATGTGCGAAGACACTTGGCGGTGGCAATCGAACAACCCGGAGGGATACGCAGACTATTGA
- the rho gene encoding transcription termination factor Rho, whose product MSETSNRTNNKRTHIPVEGYKIEDLRQKSLEELIAIAKELGVENPNELKRQDLMFEILKSQVSKGGYILFTGILEITNEGYGFLRAMDANFSNSSNDAYVSSTQIRKFALRNGDVVTGQVRPPKEQERYYALLKIEAINYMPVAESKNRPLFDNLTPLYPQEKLKLEYNPTKLTGRVLDLFTPIGKGQRGLIVAPPRSGKTELMKELAHGITHNHPEVELIVLLVDERPEEVTDMERSVRGEVYSSTFDLPAQNHVRVAELVIEKAKRRVEMGKDVVILLDSITRLARAYNTVTPSSGKVLSGGVDANALHKPKRFFGAARNIENGGSLTIIATALVDTGSRMDEVIFEEFKGTGNSEIVLSRAIADRRIYPAIDIIKSGTRKEELLTDPNTLPKIWALRNAMHQMDEVEALKFLYSKMLKTKNNEEFLSIMNEGA is encoded by the coding sequence ATGAGCGAAACCTCCAACCGTACCAACAACAAGCGAACCCATATCCCGGTGGAAGGATACAAGATCGAAGATCTTCGTCAAAAGAGCCTGGAAGAGCTGATCGCCATCGCCAAAGAGCTGGGTGTCGAAAACCCCAACGAGCTCAAGCGCCAGGATCTGATGTTCGAGATCCTCAAATCGCAGGTGAGCAAAGGCGGCTACATCCTCTTTACCGGTATTTTGGAGATCACGAACGAGGGGTACGGTTTCCTTCGCGCCATGGACGCCAACTTCTCCAACTCCAGCAACGACGCCTATGTCTCGAGCACCCAGATACGCAAATTTGCTCTCCGAAACGGTGACGTGGTCACGGGCCAGGTGCGCCCGCCAAAAGAGCAGGAGCGCTATTATGCGTTGCTCAAAATCGAGGCGATCAACTACATGCCCGTCGCCGAGAGCAAGAATCGGCCGCTTTTTGACAACCTCACGCCGCTCTATCCCCAGGAGAAACTCAAACTCGAATACAACCCGACCAAACTGACCGGCCGTGTTCTGGATCTTTTCACACCCATCGGCAAAGGTCAGCGCGGTCTTATCGTTGCCCCTCCCCGCAGCGGCAAGACAGAACTGATGAAAGAGCTTGCCCACGGCATTACGCACAATCATCCCGAAGTGGAGCTCATCGTCCTGCTGGTGGACGAGCGCCCCGAAGAGGTTACCGACATGGAGCGAAGCGTACGGGGCGAAGTCTACAGCTCCACTTTCGACCTGCCGGCACAAAATCATGTGCGTGTAGCGGAACTGGTCATCGAAAAAGCCAAACGTCGCGTCGAAATGGGCAAAGACGTTGTGATTCTTCTCGATTCCATCACCCGCCTCGCTCGCGCCTACAACACGGTCACCCCAAGCTCCGGCAAAGTCCTCTCGGGCGGTGTGGACGCCAACGCCCTGCACAAACCCAAGCGTTTCTTCGGCGCCGCGCGGAACATCGAAAATGGCGGCAGCCTGACCATCATCGCCACCGCCCTTGTCGATACCGGCAGCCGCATGGACGAGGTCATTTTCGAAGAGTTCAAGGGAACGGGCAACAGTGAAATCGTCCTCAGCCGCGCCATCGCCGACCGCCGCATCTATCCGGCCATCGACATCATCAAGTCGGGCACGCGAAAAGAGGAGCTTTTGACCGACCCGAACACGCTTCCTAAAATATGGGCGCTGCGTAATGCGATGCACCAGATGGACGAAGTGGAAGCCCTCAAATTTCTCTACTCCAAAATGCTCAAGACCAAAAACAACGAGGAGTTTCTGAGCATCATGAATGAAGGGGCGTGA
- a CDS encoding DNA polymerase III subunit gamma/tau, giving the protein MSQALALKYRPRRFEDLIGQDSISQTLAMALDQNRLGHAYLFSGLRGSGKTSTARIFSKALLCENGPTSKPCDTCEQCRMANEGRHIDIIEMDAASSRKIDDIRDLIEHTKYKPSVGRYKVFIIDEVHMLTKEAFNALLKTLEEPPEFVKFILATTDPLKLPATILSRTQHFRFKKIAKPLVIKHLEHILNSEKIAFEPEALDILARSGSGSLRDTLTLLDQAIVYSKSHVDVTTVTQMLGIIDPEFLEKLFDAVLQKEEERLREYLKDLENYEAEMVIDEMSLFLKEKLLQNDPKFSPMLLERFYHILAEAKPLLALGTDGDFVLSLTLFKLVEAMNIKQIDEMLEMLEEELAGMKPATGGIEQVAVNRETKSARSPKPSAKNQPSDQHPSLTNRPSGLQPDNALRFKKLVEKLYDRNAELGKAFEESIEFVDFKEGVLSWASHAEGKNRELLKTHFGIVRHIVQDVFGVGTKISLVKSENPAPPKREAPAQELETDTDTSGPEETQSEDANGATHTGSMIEDIDCNSAGCVTGNCSEEEPSREYDAKDILNDPMVKRAQELFGAKKIVIRSKV; this is encoded by the coding sequence GTGTCACAAGCGCTCGCACTCAAATACCGCCCCCGCCGCTTCGAAGACCTGATCGGACAGGATTCCATCTCCCAGACGCTGGCGATGGCACTGGATCAGAACAGGCTGGGACACGCCTATCTCTTTTCCGGGCTACGCGGCAGTGGAAAAACCTCGACGGCACGCATCTTTTCCAAAGCGCTCCTGTGCGAAAACGGCCCGACCTCCAAGCCATGCGACACCTGCGAACAGTGCCGCATGGCCAACGAGGGACGGCACATCGACATCATCGAGATGGATGCCGCCTCCAGCCGGAAAATCGACGATATCCGCGACCTCATCGAACATACCAAATACAAGCCCTCCGTGGGCCGCTACAAAGTCTTCATCATCGACGAAGTGCATATGCTCACGAAGGAGGCGTTCAACGCCCTTCTCAAGACCCTGGAAGAGCCGCCTGAATTCGTCAAATTCATCCTGGCCACGACCGACCCGCTCAAGCTTCCCGCCACGATTCTCAGCCGCACCCAGCATTTTCGCTTCAAGAAAATCGCCAAACCGCTGGTCATCAAGCATCTGGAGCATATACTCAATTCTGAGAAGATCGCTTTCGAACCCGAAGCTCTCGACATTCTGGCACGCAGCGGCAGCGGCTCTTTGCGCGATACGCTGACGCTTCTGGACCAGGCCATCGTCTACTCCAAAAGCCACGTGGATGTCACGACGGTGACCCAGATGCTCGGCATCATCGATCCCGAATTCCTGGAGAAACTTTTCGATGCCGTTTTGCAAAAAGAGGAAGAGAGGCTGCGGGAGTATCTCAAGGATCTCGAAAACTACGAAGCGGAGATGGTGATCGACGAAATGAGCCTCTTTCTGAAAGAGAAACTCCTGCAGAACGATCCGAAATTCTCCCCGATGCTGCTTGAACGCTTCTACCACATTCTGGCCGAAGCGAAACCCCTGCTGGCACTGGGCACCGACGGCGATTTCGTCCTCTCCCTCACTCTCTTCAAACTCGTCGAAGCCATGAACATCAAGCAGATCGACGAGATGCTCGAGATGCTCGAAGAGGAGCTTGCCGGAATGAAACCGGCGACAGGAGGCATAGAACAGGTTGCGGTGAACAGGGAAACGAAATCGGCCCGAAGCCCAAAACCCTCAGCCAAAAACCAGCCATCCGATCAGCACCCTTCCCTCACCAATCGCCCATCGGGTCTACAGCCCGACAACGCTCTCCGCTTCAAAAAACTGGTCGAAAAGCTCTACGACCGCAACGCGGAACTGGGCAAAGCGTTCGAGGAGAGCATCGAGTTCGTCGACTTCAAAGAGGGAGTACTCTCGTGGGCAAGCCATGCGGAGGGGAAAAACAGGGAGCTTCTTAAAACCCATTTCGGCATCGTGCGCCATATCGTGCAGGACGTTTTCGGTGTCGGCACAAAAATATCGCTGGTCAAATCGGAGAATCCGGCGCCCCCAAAGCGTGAAGCTCCTGCGCAGGAGCTTGAAACGGACACGGATACCTCCGGGCCGGAAGAGACCCAGAGCGAAGACGCCAACGGCGCTACCCATACCGGTTCGATGATCGAAGATATCGACTGCAACAGTGCCGGATGCGTTACGGGAAACTGCAGCGAAGAGGAGCCGAGCAGGGAGTATGACGCCAAGGATATTCTCAACGACCCGATGGTCAAGCGGGCACAGGAGCTTTTCGGCGCCAAAAAGATCGTTATCCGTTCCAAAGTGTAG
- a CDS encoding SH3 domain-containing C40 family peptidase, with protein sequence MLRTLFLLTVSLFLTTGCAPKQPAVPKISVSLEGFVCQAPPPLTDSQRKRLYIDFLAHRYAPWLTDELNATGSEATWAVDFFKKRSLYGENRLPLPKKRLNGWITNANYSAFNTLKRHAIVIHPTSLRLLPTHRPVFFDPTQPGEGYPFDYNQNSTVKAMTPIIVSHESLDGGWLFVQTPFALGWLPLRDVAYVSQSEIDRIMALANVVLLKEETPIYDANQSYLFRAKMATLFPSSGTESSLYAILVPKKEGTSLRLELSMLPKAFSAPMPLRMDKAEIRRVAEELLGEPYGWGGMAEDRDCSAMTRDFFAPFGIWLPRNSKQQARVGKVIDLSNHSTASKERVIVEKGVPFRTLLYLPGHIMLYVGHKNGRAYVMHNLWGIRTKGNGRYIIGRAVVTDLYLGKNLLNADTGALLIKRIVSMNIVGQ encoded by the coding sequence GTGCTGCGCACCCTTTTTCTGCTGACGGTCTCGCTTTTTCTGACGACAGGATGTGCGCCCAAACAACCCGCAGTTCCGAAGATCTCCGTATCGCTCGAGGGTTTCGTCTGCCAGGCACCCCCACCCCTCACCGACTCTCAACGCAAAAGGCTCTATATCGATTTTCTGGCCCATCGGTACGCCCCGTGGCTGACGGATGAACTCAACGCCACCGGCTCGGAAGCCACATGGGCCGTCGATTTTTTCAAAAAGAGGTCACTGTACGGTGAAAACAGGCTGCCCCTGCCCAAAAAACGACTCAACGGATGGATCACCAATGCAAACTACAGCGCATTCAACACGCTCAAACGGCATGCCATCGTCATCCACCCCACCTCTTTGAGACTCCTGCCGACGCACCGTCCCGTCTTTTTCGATCCCACACAGCCGGGCGAAGGGTATCCGTTCGACTACAACCAAAACAGCACCGTCAAAGCGATGACACCGATCATCGTCTCCCATGAGAGTCTGGATGGCGGCTGGCTCTTCGTTCAAACCCCTTTCGCACTGGGGTGGCTGCCCCTGCGTGATGTCGCCTATGTTTCACAATCAGAGATCGATCGTATCATGGCTCTTGCGAACGTTGTTCTGCTCAAAGAGGAGACGCCGATTTATGACGCGAACCAGAGTTACCTTTTCCGCGCCAAAATGGCGACACTGTTCCCATCAAGCGGTACGGAATCCTCTTTGTATGCCATCCTGGTTCCCAAAAAGGAGGGCACGAGCCTTCGTCTGGAGCTGTCGATGCTTCCCAAAGCTTTCAGCGCACCGATGCCCCTGAGGATGGATAAGGCGGAAATCCGCCGCGTTGCCGAGGAGTTACTGGGCGAACCCTACGGATGGGGCGGTATGGCGGAAGACCGCGACTGTTCGGCCATGACACGGGACTTCTTCGCACCGTTTGGCATCTGGCTGCCGCGCAACTCCAAGCAGCAGGCACGGGTGGGAAAAGTGATCGATCTATCGAACCATTCAACGGCAAGCAAAGAGAGAGTCATCGTCGAAAAAGGTGTGCCTTTTCGTACCCTTCTCTATCTGCCCGGACACATCATGCTCTATGTGGGCCACAAAAACGGCAGAGCCTATGTCATGCACAATCTTTGGGGTATCCGCACCAAAGGAAACGGCCGCTATATCATAGGCCGGGCCGTCGTCACCGATCTCTATCTGGGCAAGAACCTTCTCAACGCCGACACCGGCGCGCTGCTGATCAAAAGAATCGTTTCGATGAACATTGTCGGGCAATGA